In Parasteatoda tepidariorum isolate YZ-2023 chromosome 2, CAS_Ptep_4.0, whole genome shotgun sequence, one DNA window encodes the following:
- the LOC107448831 gene encoding O-phosphoseryl-tRNA(Sec) selenium transferase: MDASAFKATKNLIKHYSDHALQSYESRRKKIINLLNKKLCPEEGWEDSEIETFLHELAMMDSNNFLGSCGVGEREARFASKIVARRHYYMGHGIGRSGDITEIQPKAAGSSLIGLLSNFMVLDLLKSIGVPSLQKCIIVPLATGMGILLCLRTLHSLRPKSKFVLWPRLDQKSCFKCIVTAGFTPVIIENVSAEDGLIGSLDEIQNTVEKVGPENIVCILSTVSSFAPKVPDDITGIAKLCKSYDIPHLINNAYGIQCPQYLSTIELAAKDRVDLFVSSTDKNFMVPVGGSIICGFNKKTVELVGKMYPGRGSGAPSTDLFITLLNIGKKGYIKLLDERERNFLYLKSALGEVADEYGGKVLVTPGNKLSVAFAFSQLESLHHKLFTEIGSMLFSKFVMGSRLVAPGDHKTICGFEFKNWGSHTNESFVGYLTASATIGVERKDIDNFIKHFKITLHKVQKQVNLKVLCENYKTVSQPDCS; the protein is encoded by the coding sequence atggatGCCAGTGCTTTTAAAGCTACAAAGAATTTGATCAAACACTACTCTGATCATGCATTGCAATCTTACGAGAGCCGgcgaaagaaaataattaatctactcaataaaaaattatgcccCGAAGAAGGTTGGGAAGACTCCGAgatagaaacatttttgcatGAGCTTGCAATGATggacagtaataattttttgggtAGTTGTGGTGTTGGAGAAAGGGAAGCTAGATTCGCATCAAAAATCGTTGCCCGTCGGCATTATTATATGGGTCATGGTATCGGCAGATCTGGTGATATAACAGAAATACAACCTAAAGCTGCCGGTTCCAGTCTTATTGGACTATTATCCAATTTTATGGTTTTGgatttattgaaatcaattggAGTACCAAGTTTGCAAAAATGTATCATAGTGCCTTTAGCTACCGGTATGGGTATTTTATTATGCCTTCGAACACTTCACAGCCTTAGACCAAAGTCAAAATTCGTTTTATGGCCAAGACTAGACCAGAAATCCTGTTTTAAATGCATAGTTACAGCTGGTTTTACACCAGTAATTATAGAAAATGTTAGTGCTGAGGATGGTTTGATTGGTTCGCTGGATGAAATTCAAAACACAGTTGAAAAGGTAGGTCCGGAAAATATTGTATGCATACTGAGTACGGTATCGAGTTTTGCACCTAAAGTTCCTGATGACATTACGGGTATAGCAAAATTGTGCAAGTCGTATGATATTCCTCATCTTATAAACAATGCTTATGGCATCCAATGTCCTCAGTATTTAAGTACTATTGAGCTTGCAGCCAAGGATAGAGTTGATTTGTTTGTTTCCAGTACAGATAAGAACTTTATGGTTCCTGTTGGTGGTTCAATTATTTGCGGATTTAATAAGAAAACGGTAGAACTGGTTGGGAAAATGTACCCAGGTCGTGGATCAGGTGCGCCTTCTACTGatttatttatcactttattAAACATTGGCAAAAAAGGATACATAAAACTTTTAGATGAAAGAGAAAggaattttttgtacttaaagtCTGCTCTTGGCGAAGTAGCAGATGAATATGGTGGTAAAGTTCTTGTAACACCAGGAAATAAACTTTCTGTGGCTTTTGCTTTTTCCCAACTTGAATCTTTGCATCATAAACTTTTTACTGAAATAGGATCTATGCTGTTTTCGAAATTTGTTATGGGATCGCGGCTTGTTGCCCCTGGGGATCATAAAACTATATGTggctttgaatttaaaaattggggATCTCACACTAATGAAAGTTTTGTGGGTTATCTGACTGCATCCGCAACTATTGGTGTTGAAAGGAAGGATATTGACAActttataaagcattttaaaattactctcCATAAAGTGCAAAAACAAGTGAACTTAAAAGTTCTgtgtgaaaattataaaactgtttcTCAGCCAGATTGTTCttag